In Sphingobacterium sp. SRCM116780, the genomic stretch AAGAAAACGTAATTAAGGCAGCTGTCCTGAAATAGCTATATATCATTTGGTGATTATCCTAGATTAGTATAAGACATAGCAGATACAAGAAAAGCATTCTTCAGCTTCAATTTCTATCTATTGAGGATGTCTATTTTTCTGCAGAGGCTTCCACCAAACACGATAATATTTATCATCTACTTTATGCTATGAAGCTTAAAATTCGAACTCTGTTTCTTTCATAAAAAATGCCCACAGAAAGTGTTTAACTTTTTGGGGGCACTGTATCATTGCGGAGCAATTTTATTTAGTTATATGTTGATTCTAAAATCCAACACTTTTCAAATTCAAGCCAGCTTTTTCATCCAATCCAAACATCAAATTCATATTCTGTACGGCTTGTCCAGATGCACCTTTTAATAGATTATCTATTACATTCAGGATCAGTAATTTGTTTCCGTGCTTTTCCAAATGTATGATACTTTTATTGGTATTTACAACTTGCTTTAAATCTATATTTTTACGACTTACGTGTGTAAAAGGATGAGATGCGTAATAGTTTTCGTATAACGCATATGCTTCTTGTTCAGACAGTGCTATATCTACATAAATCGCAGAGAAAATTCCTCGTGTAAAATCACCACGTTGTGGTACAAAATTTATTTTTTCAGCTGCTCGATCCAATAGTGATGATTCTGATTGAGGTAGAAATCCTGCCTGTAGCTGGTCTAATGATTCGGAAATTTCTTGTAAATGCTGATGTTCAAAAGATTTATATGCTGACAGGTTATTATTTCTCCAAGAGAAATGTGTCGTTGCCCCTGGCTTTTGTCCAGCTCCTGTTGAACCCGTAGTGGCATTTACGTGAACCTGATCTGGAAGAAAACCATTTGCTGCTAAAGGCAATAGTGCCAACTGTATATTGGTTGCGAAACAACCAGGGTTAGCGATGTAATCAGCTTTTTTTATCTGTTCTCGGTTAAGTTCTGGTAATCCATAAACAAAAGCTTTAGTTTGATAAGTGTTGTTTGCCCGTAGACGATAATCTTGCGAAAGGTCAATAATTTTGATATGATCTGCAATCTGATTTGAATCTAAAAATTTTTTAGCATCTCCATGTCCTACGCATAAAAACAAGACATCTATAGCATCACTTAGCGCTGAACCAAATGTTAATTCTGTATCTCCAAATAAATCATTGTGGACTTCATATACTTTATTACCAGCATTGGAAGCACTATGTGCAAATACGATTTCAACTTGAGGATGATAAATCAATACTCGTAACAGCTCACCTCCTGTATACCCTGCTGAACCAACAATTCCAACTTTAATTTTTTCCATTATTCTAAAATATTAAAAAAATGGGTATAATGTAACCATTATACCCATTAAATTTTAAACAGTTTTCTTAAAAAGAAGAAACTTGTTGTCTGGTTCTTGCAATTCGAATCCTATTTTCTTATACAAACTTTGAGCGGTATAATTATCAACCGCAGTTGAAAGCTGCACGAAAACAGCTCCATTCTCTTTCGCAAAAGAGAATGCTTTTTTAATTAAAGATTCGCCAATACCAGCCTTTCTTGCTTCTTCCTTAACATAAAGGTCATTTAGTATCCAATTCTTTTCCATCCTTGCTGAAGAATACAGTGGATACAATTGTGTAAAGCCTACTGCTTCTTTACCGATATAAGCTATAAAAACAATTGACTCTTTGTTCTGTAAACGATCTAACAAAAAAGTCTTGGCAAATTCCTTATTAGATTCCTTCTTGTAGAAAATACGATATAAATCAAATAATTCTACCAGTTCATCTAAATTTTCAAGAGTTGCTTGTTGAATCATGACTGTTTCATTAGCCTTTGTTATTCACTTTATGCCAAATGATGGTTTGATTACCAAATATTTTAGAGAATCCTTTCACATCATCTCCAGTATATCCAGCATTCATTTCACCATAAGTACCAAATTTATTAGACATCAAATCATGTTCAGATTCAATACCAATCACAACAAAACGGTATGGGTGTAATGCTACAATCACACGACCTGTTACCGTTTCTTGAGTTGACTTCAGGAACGCTTCAATATCGCGCATGACTGGATCATGCATTTGACCTTCATGCATATAATTACCATAGAAACCTGCTATTTGGTCTTTCCACGCTAATTGCCATTTGGTCAAGGTATGTTTTTCTAAAGCATGGTGTGCTTTGATCAGGATAACCGCTGCTGCTGCTTCAAATCCTACACGACCCTTGATTCCAATAATTGTATCACCTACGTGAATATCACGTCCGATACCATAGGGTTGAGCAATCGCTTGTAATTCTTGAATAACACGTACAGAATCTAATATTTTACCATTTAACGCTACAGGCTCTCCTTTTACGAAATCTATTGTGATCTGTTGAGGTTCTGTTGATGTCACCGCTGTAGGCCAAGCCGACTCTGGTAAATATTGATTCGACGTCAATGTTTCTGCTCCACCAACGGATGTGCCCCAAAGACCTTTATTAATGGAATATTTCGCTTTTTCAGCAGAATATTCAACTCCATGTTTATTCAAATACGCTATTTCATCTTCCCGTGATAGTTTTAAATCACGAATTGGTGTAATGATTTCAACGCCAGGAATTAACGTTTGAAAAATCATATCAAAACGTACTTGATCGTTACCTGCTCCTGTTGATCCATGTGCTACACATTCAGCACCAATTTTGTTTGCGTAATTGGCAATAGCCGTAGCTTGACATACACGTTCAGCAGATACAGACAATGGATATGTCGCATTTTTCA encodes the following:
- the argC gene encoding N-acetyl-gamma-glutamyl-phosphate reductase, which gives rise to MEKIKVGIVGSAGYTGGELLRVLIYHPQVEIVFAHSASNAGNKVYEVHNDLFGDTELTFGSALSDAIDVLFLCVGHGDAKKFLDSNQIADHIKIIDLSQDYRLRANNTYQTKAFVYGLPELNREQIKKADYIANPGCFATNIQLALLPLAANGFLPDQVHVNATTGSTGAGQKPGATTHFSWRNNNLSAYKSFEHQHLQEISESLDQLQAGFLPQSESSLLDRAAEKINFVPQRGDFTRGIFSAIYVDIALSEQEAYALYENYYASHPFTHVSRKNIDLKQVVNTNKSIIHLEKHGNKLLILNVIDNLLKGASGQAVQNMNLMFGLDEKAGLNLKSVGF
- a CDS encoding GNAT family N-acetyltransferase codes for the protein MIQQATLENLDELVELFDLYRIFYKKESNKEFAKTFLLDRLQNKESIVFIAYIGKEAVGFTQLYPLYSSARMEKNWILNDLYVKEEARKAGIGESLIKKAFSFAKENGAVFVQLSTAVDNYTAQSLYKKIGFELQEPDNKFLLFKKTV
- the argG gene encoding argininosuccinate synthase, coding for MKKVVLAFSGGLDTSFCCIYLTQDLGLEVHSVVVNTGGFSDEELKQIEERAYALGVKSHTAIDETEDYYRETIKYLIFGNVLKNATYPLSVSAERVCQATAIANYANKIGAECVAHGSTGAGNDQVRFDMIFQTLIPGVEIITPIRDLKLSREDEIAYLNKHGVEYSAEKAKYSINKGLWGTSVGGAETLTSNQYLPESAWPTAVTSTEPQQITIDFVKGEPVALNGKILDSVRVIQELQAIAQPYGIGRDIHVGDTIIGIKGRVGFEAAAAVILIKAHHALEKHTLTKWQLAWKDQIAGFYGNYMHEGQMHDPVMRDIEAFLKSTQETVTGRVIVALHPYRFVVIGIESEHDLMSNKFGTYGEMNAGYTGDDVKGFSKIFGNQTIIWHKVNNKG